A stretch of Aedes aegypti strain LVP_AGWG chromosome 2, AaegL5.0 Primary Assembly, whole genome shotgun sequence DNA encodes these proteins:
- the LOC110675930 gene encoding uncharacterized protein LOC110675930 isoform X1, with amino-acid sequence METESLLLTDLPVEILEHILSYLPLSDRKAASLVCRFWNELAFSRRSLRHVALNLIMDWEQSQLEYLRKSSRQYRKVFAFFGPETCCEFDFELVVEVLNLFGADLESFHCMTNFTEEQLWNVLVRAPNLQHLVIGLDASTVKQQLSFPVLSHLEDLGSLINVLQVQSLQAPNLTQLSANFTTSSDAKGSLAFLQRVAPQLNSLELFSTEYFIPIDELRFPKLEVLKLAGQICAASDSAIRLFFSSFMCLKEVRLDFNVKDLVLDVLTTACPAIEKLHFKNDLMNSESFRFLERLKYLKTLSVTGSIDFRITLECKPLVSVKRLFVQLFNLNGEASIYEDFRRLMPNVNDMTVTMTSRSRPECVLIQICRHFPHLKRLTISDATSQYRMLSCTFFQALRHLDRLEELTLKSIHTPVAFMLPNKCLKRLKIKYFHWLTDGDLLMLSEIYPNLQYLELSWCRKVTSRGVEEFRSRLKDCVVHCVQSRL; translated from the exons ATGGAAACAGAGAGTCTATTGCTGACTGATCTTCCAGTGGAAATTTTAGAGCACATATTATCGTATCTCCCGTTGTCCGACCGTAAAGCCGCGTCGCTAGTATGTCGCTTTTGGAACGAACTAGCTTTTAGCCGTCGATCTCTGCGTCACGTCGCGCTCAACCTCATCATGGACTGGGAACAGTCCCAGCTGGAGTATCTCCGAAAAAGTTCTCGCCAGTATCGGAAAGTGTTTGCCTTTTTTGGGCCGGAAACGTGTtgtgaatttgattttgaattggTCGTCGAAGTTCTGAATCTGTTCGGCGCTGATCTGGAGAGTTTTCATTGTATGACGAATTTCACTGAGGAACAACTGTGGAACGTGCTCGTACGTGCACCAAACCTTCAACACTTGGTTATCGGATTGGATGCATCTACTGTGAAGCAGCAGCTAAGCTTCCCCGTATTGAGCCATTTGGAAGATTTAGGTTCATTAATCAATGTGCTTCAGGTCCAGAGTTTACAGGCCCCTAACTTGACGCAGCTGAGTGCGAATTTCACTACATCTTCGGACGCAAAAGGATCATTAGCGTTTCTTCAACGGGTGGCTCCACAACTCAATAGTTTGGAATTGTTTTCAACAGAATACTTCATCCCGATCGACGAACTTCGATTCCCGAAGCTTGAAGTACTGAAACTCGCTGGGCAAATTTGTGCAGCAAGCGATAGTGCAATCCGATTGTTCTTCTCCAGTTTCATGTGTTTAAAGGAAGTCAGACTGGATTTCAACGTCAAGGATCTAGTGTTGGATGTTTTAACAACGGCGTGCCCGGCGATAGAAAAGCttcattttaaaaatgatttaatgaatTCGGAGTCTTTCCGATTTTTGGAACGTCTGAAATATTTGAAG ACGCTGAGTGTAACCGGGAGCATCGATTTCCGTATCACGTTGGAGTGCAAACCCTTGGTAAGTGTAAAACGGTTATTCGTACAGTTGTTCAACCTGAACGGAGAGGCGAGCATCTATGAAGATTTCCGGCGGCTAATGCCAAACGTTAACGACATGACCGTGACAATGACATCACGTTCCAGACCGGAGTGCGTTCTCATACAGATCTGCCGGCACTTTCCACACCTTAAGCGACTGACTATATCCGATGCAACCTCGCAGTATCGTATGCTAAGCTGCACATTTTTCCAGGCCTTGCGGCATCTGGATCGACTCGAGGAGCTCACACTCAAGTCCATTCATACTCCGGTGGCGTTTATGTTGCCGAACAAGTGTCTGAAGCGATTGAAGATTAAGTACTTTCACTGGTTAACTGATGGGGATCTTTTGATGCTGTCGGAAATCTATCCAAACTTGCAATATCTTGAACTGTCCTGGTGTAGAAAGGTGACGTCCAGAGGCGTGGAAGAGTTTCGTTCACGGTTGAAGGATTGCGTGGTTCATTGTGTCCAATCGAGACTGTAA
- the LOC110675930 gene encoding uncharacterized protein LOC110675930 isoform X2, whose translation METESLLLTDLPVEILEHILSYLPLSDRKAASLVCRFWNELAFSRRSLRHVALNLIMDWEQSQLEYLRKSSRQYRKVFAFFGPETCCEFDFELVVEVLNLFGADLESFHCMTNFTEEQLWNVLVRAPNLQHLVIGLDASTVKQQLSFPVLSHLEDLGSLINVLQVQSLQAPNLTQLSANFTTSSDAKGSLAFLQRVAPQLNSLELFSTEYFIPIDELRFPKLEVLKLAGQICAASDSAIRLFFSSFMCLKEVRLDFNVKDLVLDVLTTACPAIEKLHFKNDLMNSESFRFLERLKYLKTLSVTGSIDFRITLECKPLALRHLDRLEELTLKSIHTPVAFMLPNKCLKRLKIKYFHWLTDGDLLMLSEIYPNLQYLELSWCRKVTSRGVEEFRSRLKDCVVHCVQSRL comes from the exons ATGGAAACAGAGAGTCTATTGCTGACTGATCTTCCAGTGGAAATTTTAGAGCACATATTATCGTATCTCCCGTTGTCCGACCGTAAAGCCGCGTCGCTAGTATGTCGCTTTTGGAACGAACTAGCTTTTAGCCGTCGATCTCTGCGTCACGTCGCGCTCAACCTCATCATGGACTGGGAACAGTCCCAGCTGGAGTATCTCCGAAAAAGTTCTCGCCAGTATCGGAAAGTGTTTGCCTTTTTTGGGCCGGAAACGTGTtgtgaatttgattttgaattggTCGTCGAAGTTCTGAATCTGTTCGGCGCTGATCTGGAGAGTTTTCATTGTATGACGAATTTCACTGAGGAACAACTGTGGAACGTGCTCGTACGTGCACCAAACCTTCAACACTTGGTTATCGGATTGGATGCATCTACTGTGAAGCAGCAGCTAAGCTTCCCCGTATTGAGCCATTTGGAAGATTTAGGTTCATTAATCAATGTGCTTCAGGTCCAGAGTTTACAGGCCCCTAACTTGACGCAGCTGAGTGCGAATTTCACTACATCTTCGGACGCAAAAGGATCATTAGCGTTTCTTCAACGGGTGGCTCCACAACTCAATAGTTTGGAATTGTTTTCAACAGAATACTTCATCCCGATCGACGAACTTCGATTCCCGAAGCTTGAAGTACTGAAACTCGCTGGGCAAATTTGTGCAGCAAGCGATAGTGCAATCCGATTGTTCTTCTCCAGTTTCATGTGTTTAAAGGAAGTCAGACTGGATTTCAACGTCAAGGATCTAGTGTTGGATGTTTTAACAACGGCGTGCCCGGCGATAGAAAAGCttcattttaaaaatgatttaatgaatTCGGAGTCTTTCCGATTTTTGGAACGTCTGAAATATTTGAAG ACGCTGAGTGTAACCGGGAGCATCGATTTCCGTATCACGTTGGAGTGCAAACCCTTG GCCTTGCGGCATCTGGATCGACTCGAGGAGCTCACACTCAAGTCCATTCATACTCCGGTGGCGTTTATGTTGCCGAACAAGTGTCTGAAGCGATTGAAGATTAAGTACTTTCACTGGTTAACTGATGGGGATCTTTTGATGCTGTCGGAAATCTATCCAAACTTGCAATATCTTGAACTGTCCTGGTGTAGAAAGGTGACGTCCAGAGGCGTGGAAGAGTTTCGTTCACGGTTGAAGGATTGCGTGGTTCATTGTGTCCAATCGAGACTGTAA